The following nucleotide sequence is from Glycine max cultivar Williams 82 chromosome 9, Glycine_max_v4.0, whole genome shotgun sequence.
ATCAGTGATCAAGCGCATTAGGTCCAGTACAGTAATTGAGAACGTGACTCCACAGCCACTGAACAAGGAATTTCCGTCTGATCCCATTCATGTTATAGGTGGCGCCATCTCGAGCGTCGAAAACCTGACCGGTGTAGGATCCACCGCCACCGGTGCCGTAAATCCCCTCACAGAGATCGGCAATCTCGACGGGGAAAGAGGGGTCCTGACCCGCATACCAAGCATTCGCCAACGGGTTCGTTGCCAGTTCAgccatctcgtgtccaatcacACTTATCATGCCGTCAACCCCAACGTCGCCGTTTGGGGACTTAAACGGTTTCCGGTTAGGGATATACGCGGGCACCGAAAACGGATAAGCACACTGTCCAGGGCAGAACTTTGCCGAGTTACCCACCCAAGCGTACGGAAGAGTATACCCAACCAACGAGGGAAACGTGAAGTAGTGGAACCCACACACCGACGTGCAGAAATCCTGAACGTACACGTCATCGGCCGTGAGCAAGAGGTATAACCCGCTTCTAGGGTTGATCGGCAAGGGTCTCGTCTTGCCTGTGATGGCGCTCTTTATCACAGACTGTATTGATAACCGGGTCAGTGATTTGCCGTGGGAATAGAACCGGTCGTTCTTCTCCTCGCCGAGTCGAACCGATTTTGAAATGTTGGCGCCGGTTTGGTCCGTGTAGAGCTGCACGGTGCGCCACCATCCGGCCACGGAGGGGTGCGGCGAGTTCGCGGCGGAGATTGAATTTATGAACTCGCGGATGATCTTCTTCTGGCTCCGCTCCCACTTGCCGTACCAGATGGTGTGGACGGTGATGTTGGTAGTCAGGACCGGTCCCATGTGGTACCTCAGCTTCACGAACTCCGAGGACCCCTCGTATTTCTTGGAGTCCCCGAAGGCA
It contains:
- the LOC100778428 gene encoding protein EXORDIUM-like 3, encoding MCQGLSAPSPPCSALLSFTLLLLLLSVVGPVSAWRPWPQSNKMNISDYAFGDSKKYEGSSEFVKLRYHMGPVLTTNITVHTIWYGKWERSQKKIIREFINSISAANSPHPSVAGWWRTVQLYTDQTGANISKSVRLGEEKNDRFYSHGKSLTRLSIQSVIKSAITGKTRPLPINPRSGLYLLLTADDVYVQDFCTSVCGFHYFTFPSLVGYTLPYAWVGNSAKFCPGQCAYPFSVPAYIPNRKPFKSPNGDVGVDGMISVIGHEMAELATNPLANAWYAGQDPSFPVEIADLCEGIYGTGGGGSYTGQVFDARDGATYNMNGIRRKFLVQWLWSHVLNYCTGPNALDH